The following is a genomic window from Cryptococcus neoformans var. grubii H99 chromosome 12, complete sequence.
ACAAAAATCAGCAAGGTAGGTCGTATTCACGCACTTTTTACGAATTCCCTGACTCCGAAATCCAGATAAATACTCTACTTCAACTTATTCTTATGGGAGTGACCACAAtttctccccttctctccattccTCTTACTTTACCGCTGCAAGCACTTCAGTGAATACCGTTTACCTCTTGTACTGACGCCCATCACTGACGTCTTATAGGTGGACTGTGGCTGGAACAACGATTTGGAGCGGGTTGAGTTACATTGGAAGAGCTGGCGTCAAAATCCTGAAGCAACCTACCAAGGTCTAGATGATGGTATCTATTATCAGGCATGCATGATTATAGCATCATTGCAGAACTTCTTTCTTGGACTCTGGCGTGAAAGATTAATAATCATGGGGTTAAATCTCTTTATGTATCATACAGTACAAAACTCCACTGGATTGATAACGTTAAATGTAGCGATGATAGCcagcttctttttcttttcgccCCTTTTCTTGTTGCTTTTGCGGGTCTCTGGCAGTGCCACGCCGCGTCTTCATCGTCTCAATTCATCGGTACACACTTCTTGTGTGCCAAACCTGAACGAAACTAATCCAAGCGGACATAAGTTGAACTCCGTTGCCACTTgctcacctccacctccagcAAGGCGAAACGTCATCGGCGCGGTGTTCTTGAAAACGACAAGATGGAGCTCGCTGCGAGGACGGAGCTAGTACTCGTAATAAGAAGAGCGATGCAATAATATTTGCTTGTTTTCGCCTTTACTTTTCAAGAAAAGGATCCAAACTATCTataacaacaacagcatcCCCACACATAAATGTGGAAATAACGGACATGGCCTCAACATTACCGCAGGTAAGTTCATCCGATAAAAAGATATTCGCATCATGAAGACTGACATCGGATTCTTCCCAGTATTACAAGATTTTAGTATGTCTAACTGCTGAAAATAGTTTATACAACTAACACGATTTGATCATTAGGGTGTGGCACCTACTGCTACAGCGTGAGCCTGTACTCTTTATGTCATCTCCGATCCTTTCTTATTAATGAATGGACTCGACAGGGACGAAATCCGAACAGCATATAAGAAGGAATCTTTGAGAAGCCATCCTGACCGATTACCTCAAACCGCGACTCCTCAGGAGCGTAGGAAAGCTACGGAGAGATTCGTACGTTTGAACAAGATAGTATTGTATGTGTACGGCCGCGCTGATCAACCCGCAGCAAGTTGTCTCCGACGCCTACTATGTTCTCTCGGACCCTGGACGTAGAGCCGAATACGACTCTCTCTTCCGCTCTCGACCCTCCTCAGCCTTTACAGAAGACAACGCTTCAGAATACGAACAGGCACAAGCATCTGGAAACTTTTTCCAGAACTTTGCCCAGTTCTTCCAAAATGCCAGCACCAGTAGTGCAGCGGGTGAAGATAACAAAGAACGCGCTGAAACTGGTGCGGGTACTGGCAGAAGACCCAATGCCGATAACGTCTTTGGCGACgtctttgaagagatgCTGGCTCCCGAAGTGTCACATGTGAGACCATGGTGGTCATGGGTCGGTGGCACATCCGGCGCCGCATTAGGTTACATTGTGGCCAACGTCCCAGGGGCCGTGGCAGGTGGTGAGTCACGATACAGCTTTCAGTTAAAAGCTGGTATTAGAATTGGACGTGGAGGTTGATGGGTTTGTAGGATTTGCGGGGAATAGGTTGGGAGCTATTAGGGATGCCAAAGGAAGAGCAGTTGGAGAGGTTTTCAAGGATCTTGGTGGTGCACAGAAAGCAGAAGTAAGTTATTCTTAGGGCATGGAACCTCTGATAGATATTAATTCTTTTAGATCCTTCGAGCGCTGGCATTCAAAGTTCTCGGAAGCATGGGTTAGGGCTGTATAGGTTAGAATTGTATTTGAAGATTAGGTTGTTTGGAGAGTATTAGTAGCGGTAGAACTAGTCGTGTACTTCTATTTTCTATGTAAATGCTCATGCAAATGCAACTGGTATCTTCTATGTCATACCTATGGGGTCTCGTCGATGGTCAACTTCACTCGTCCGCCTTCAATCTCGAATGTTACTCTAATTCACCTATTAGTCATGCTCTACccagaaagagaaggaacgCTTACCGAGATAAGTCAGTCACGATCCAGGTGGCACCCATACCTTCTAGTTGTTCTCTGGTGTGGGATGTGCAGACAGCCAAGACCCTTGCGCCACTAGCAACACCAGACTTGATCCCTGAAGGGGCGTCCTCTACGACAATGCCTAGAGTCTTTTAAGCGTACTTCTTTTCAGAAGTGGATAACAAACTCACAATCCTTGACATCCACATCAAGAGCTTTGGCGCCCGCCAAATAAGGCTCTGGGTCAGGCTTTCCATTACGAACATCATCTCCAGTAATCAACTTGGGTGTTTCGGGGATACCAGCTGTGGGCAAGGCAGCAGAGGCATAGACAGTGGTTGCAGACGTGACAATAGCCCAGGCAGGGATGGGGGAGGAGttgagcttgttgagaaggggaaggacaTTAGGAAGAGCGATAAGACCTTCCTTGCCAGCAGCCTGAAGTTGCTTGGCCTCTGTGACAATCATGCTCTCAAAAGTCTCGGTAGCATCCTGTTCAAATAATCAACCCATGATCAAAATTTTGGAAGTAGGCTCCGTACTTCTGTAGCTGGAACTCACCCTCAGTTGAATAGGATCCTCGATTCCACACCATTTCCTCATGTTGTCAACAGTTCTCACTCCGTGAGAAGTACGCAAAACTTGGTGAAGGTCAAGGTCATACTCCTTGGCAAAGTACTCCCAAGTGGCCAATACGGCGGGAGTAGAGTCTAAGGTGATTCCGATTTGTCAATGACTTTTGCATTGTCAGATGAgcagcaaaagaagagcgtACCGAGAAGAGTACCGTCCATGTCGAAAAGCATGGCCCGGGTAGTAGTGGTAGTGGTCTTGGACATCTTGAAAAGGATTAGACACGTAAAATACACAAGATATAATCAGCGATGAAATGACAGAAAAATAGAGCAAATATATAAAAGAAATCGTCGCCAAAGGTCAATTAATGAATGCATCGCACCCCGGATCTCTAATAATCGAAGGATTGGGTAAACTGTTAATTTCAAATCTCAATCTTATCAGTTCTGCCGCACCTCATTTTCTTCGTCCTTTCGCCGGGCCCAATTGTATAACACTCAAACGTTTACTTGTATACTGAAATTTCATTCCGGCTTTGGTGGGCACCGTTCACCAGTCGTAGGAACTGTCTTTTCTATAAAATGGCGGTGAAAATCAATAGCTTTTTCCAAAACAGTCAGACGTAATGTAAAAAAAACCCAACCCCTATTGGCTAGCCAAACCCAAAAGATCCAGGTGCATGACGACCAAAAATCATTTATGACCTTTTTACCATCTATACGTTCCAAAACTGAACACCAGGAACAGCGGGCTCGGCAacctcaaccttctccttggcccatccttccttctcaccATCCTTTCCTATGATCTCCCTAGCTTCCTCCACACTGAGCACGTCAATTTCCTCAAATCGGAGAGAAGATTTGATAAGAGGAGCGAGCATCTTGAGAGAGTAAAGCTCATCGAAGGGAAGAGTCCTGTCAAAGGCAGAGGGACCAGTAACAGCAAGTTTCCTCTGTTTACTTTATCAGCACTCTTCAGCAACtagagaaaaaaggagatgaacGCACTTTGAAAGCCTGACAGAAAGGCAtgaccttcttgtccttcatTAAAccaacctcttccaaaCCCTTCCTGAGCTTAACGTCGTCCACCTTCTCACCATCCCAGGCGTGGTTCTTGATGACGCCGATGGCCTTCTCTTGCCATTCAGGGAAGTTTTTGGCAACATACATCCTGACCTTCTTGGGCTTGCTAGGGTCATAGacggcagcagcagccttctttcccttcttcttaccAGCCTGGGCCTCGGCAGATCGGATAGCATCGACGACGCCACGAAGATACTCGGTCTGCTCGAGGACAGTCGGATCGATAGGGCCTGAAGGCTCGGGGAAAAGAGCGGTCTGGATAGAAGAAGTCTCGCCGAGGACGTTCTTCCAGATGTGCTCAGAATAGTGGGGAGTGAAGGGTgtgatgaggaggacgtGGGCGCGAAGCCAGGCGAAGACGAGGTCGCGGTGCATGCCGGAGCCGCCGTTGACGGGGTCAGACACCATTCGGTACCAGTTTCGAGCATTCTCAAAGTCATAGAGACCCGCCTTGAGGGCGCGCTTGTACTCCATTTGCTCAAAGGCGCCGTAAGCCTCCTTGATGAGAGCATCCATCTCCGCCCTAAAGCCACGGTCAAAGTCATTCCATTCGCCAGTTCTGAGCTGGTCCTTAGTAGacttcatctcctcggCCCAAGTGGAGCAGGTGTGAAGTCGAAGAATGGCAGCGTTGGCGACAGTCTCCTCGAAGCTGAGTTGTACGTTAGCAAATCACAACTACATTGTAACATGATTACTCACTTGGCATCCGAGATGTCGTCACCAGCATCGGCAAGAGTCAACCTCATAGCGTCCGAACCGTACTTCTTGGTAGCCTCCTTCATGGTCAAGAAGTTACCGGTAGACTTggacatcttctttccgttAAGCATCAAATGGCCGTTGGCTCTAACAGCCTTGGGCCAGTGCTTCTCAGGGAAGAGAGCAGCGTGGCAATAAACCCAGAAGGTCAAGTGGTTAGGGATAAGATCCTTACCGGAAGATCGGACGTCGAGAGGGTAGAAGTAGTTGAAGTGGTACTTGAGCTGAGCAGCCTTCTCGGCATCGACAGGGCTGTCGGCAGGGAGCTGACCGTCAGCGAGGACGTATTCCCAGACCTCATCGGTCATCTGCTCAGGGGTAATACCAAGAGGCCCGGGGTTCTTGCCGAACATGTCTTcgtggaggaggttggcGACAGTGTAGTAGGACATGTAGACGGTAGAGTCGGAGAGAGACTCGATAAGCCAGACAGGGTCCCAAGGGAGCTTAGAACCGAGACCGTAAGATCGAGCGCACGCCCACTGGTTGAGCCAATTGAGGACACCCTCAAAGGCGTGTCGGGTCTCGTTCTGGTAAGTGTTGAGCTTATTGAGGAGCCTAACTGTTGTGTCAGCACGGTTTTCACAGGTGTTTGGTATTATAAAGCATTCACTTGAAAGCCTGAGTCTTCCAGCCGTCCTCTCCGTA
Proteins encoded in this region:
- a CDS encoding glycerol-1-phosphatase, whose protein sequence is MSKTTTTTTRAMLFDMDGTLLDSTPAVLATWEYFAKEYDLDLHQVLRTSHGVRTVDNMRKWCGIEDPIQLRDATETFESMIVTEAKQLQAAGKEGLIALPNVLPLLNKLNSSPIPAWAIVTSATTVYASAALPTAGIPETPKLITGDDVRNGKPDPEPYLAGAKALDVDVKDCIVVEDAPSGIKSGVASGARVLAVCTSHTREQLEGMGATWIVTDLSRVTFEIEGGRVKLTIDETP